The genomic region TAGTCTCAAATTGGCTGGAGCTATGGATAACGGGTACAACATTGAACTgaacacacaaacacaaatcGCAACACATGAATGCAGTTAGTAAGCAGGCAAGCATGAAGAGCGGCGAAGAAGCGAGGCACAACAAAGATGAGACAAAATTAGTAAAATCTAATGAAACGAATAACTGAAGTATGAAGACATATAAAGCTGagtataatagtaaaaatgaaGACGTCATTGGACATACAGTACGGTGCACAGATAACATCAATCAAATCATCAAACATACTATGACGTTGGATGCAAGTAGCACAGTCGCTGACGTCTTCGCTCCTCAATCTCTAAGTACGAGTGTATTGTGTTGCAGAAACTGCGCAAATACAAATGCAATACATGTTTTACACAACCAATGTTAGTTACATaagttagtttataaataaatgatctaAATTAATGTGCATGAATACAATCGGATGATAGTGTCAGTATTATAAGTAGATATCAATATAACTTAacccaaaaatgtaattaaacagCTGAACAAATTCTAGAAGATTATTCTACtagtataagtataaataatgcTCTGCATGCGTATATCgtgcaataaatatgtaaatatacatAAGGTTGATTTATAAAATCCAAAACATCGAATCTAATATTCGAGGAAAAATTTCGAACAATCACAATCCCCAATCCTTGTGCAATTTCCAGATTCCAATCcattcacaaatattaaatgcCAATTAGTATGTGCAGACTACGACACTACAAGTTTTAACGCGTGCTTCGTTACAAAAGCCTTTACCGTTGTCCATATCGATGGGAGGTCCCCCCACTCGCTGGCTCAGTCGCGGATCGGACACCGTAAAGTAGATTTTTTGCTTGATTCCTGGAGCTATTGCTTTTGGTGGTATTATTAATGAAACGCCCCATTGTCTATCCTCTAGCACCCCTCCTTCGCTGTCGAATATTCCCCAAGTCGTGTGTGGACCATCAGGTTCTACTTCATCAGGTTTGTTAGCACCGTTTGTTTCGTTACCATCAGAAGTTGATGGTATTACCGTAGTATTCTGCTGAATCACAGTGGTCTCGTTCtgatttgacatattttgagaATTCTCCTCGCTGTTCTCTTGACTCTTTTCTAATATTTGTTCACAAAAAGTCACGCTCCTGCTTGGTTTGTTCGCTTTCTCAAGTAAATCTTGGGAAGTATACGGTGTGCTCTGTGGCTTATTTTCGAAGTTCATGCTACATTCAGACGCATACTGGGTTTCCATGGATGTAGTTGATTCGTACGGAACTGGAGCAGTGGTTACTTTCAAAGCGTTAGATATGTGGTCAGCTTTTCCATGTAGCCTGGGAGCATACATTGGTTCGCCTTTCAGAATGCTAGTTTCCAAATTCTTGGATTTTTGTTTCTCTGCGTCCGTTTTTGATTCCGTAAGCCTCAGTTTAGAGAAGTCGATTTCTTGGAATGTCTCAATCTCTTTACCGTTTTCTGCTTCAGCCTTTGTCTGATATACAGGTTCTCTACGAGACAAGTGATTAGCGTCACCAAGCTCGTACGGGCTGCTCCTTGAGCTGCCACTACTCTCCTGCTCCTCAGGCTGTACCACTTCTTTGGCCTCCTGATGAGACTCGTATATAACACTCTCCTTCAAATCTCTCTTCGACACATACAGCGGTTCCCTTATCTTAGCCGCATCACTTTCATTAGCCTCCTTTCTAGTCTGATATATCATCTCTTTCTTTGcttgatttctttgttttattatctcTAGCTTCTCCTCTAAACGTATACCGTAAGTTGATTCTTTTTTAGCTAGCATAGCTGCTTTCTGAGACAAGATTTCTTGTTTGGATACGTAAGTGCACTCTGCGGAAGCCGGTCTGACATCGTTTCTCATATCCATCATTTCGTGTCGAGTGCTGTATTGTGACTGTGTATCCGAGCAACTAGATTTTACTTCAGCACGAGTGGCATAAGGAGACTCAGTTTGCCCAAGCCTGGCCATCATTTCTGTTCTGGTGGCATATGGTGGCTCGCTCATACATTTACTCATGGGTGATATCCTTCCGGGATAGTTCACAGGGGTCTGTAATCGCCTGTCAGACCTAACACCATAATTGTTCTCGTTCCATGATGTACCGGGAGGCGGATCGTAAGTCCTTTTTCCGTACAATGGCTCTTTAGCGGACAAATCCATTCTTTGTTTTAGCATATCTTCTTTCGTGCTGTATGGAGATTCAGAAAATCTTTGTCGCAACATTTCCTCTTTAGTTGCATAAGAAGTATCAGGCGTTAGTCTCGTTCGCAGCATTTGCTCTTTGCTAGAATACGGTGACTCACTGTAAAGTGAATCGTTTTGTTTTGCCATCATCTCCTGTTTATTGGTGTATGGGCTTTCAGCAATTAACTCGCTTCTTGTAGCGTAAGGGCTTTCTCTCATGCATTCGTTCCTCGACGCATACCCACATTCGTTTCTAGTTGCGTACGGATTTTCTCTAAGACATTCTTCTCTAGTGGCATAAGGGCTTTCTCTTATGCATTCCTCTCTAGTAGCGTAAGGACTTTCCCTAATTCGTTCATTCCTTGTCGCATAGGGGCTCTCTCGAATGCATTCAGCTCTCGTAGCATATGGTGGGTCCATTAGCGGCATTTCCAAAGTTTGTCGATTCCCGTAAGGGTTCTCAAAACTCTGGTTTGACATTTCTGATCTACTAGCGTAAGGATTTTCGGTAGAAGTATCATAAATAGACGTGTAAGTCCTGCGAGGTTTAGGGATAGGGTCATAAACAATATGATCTTTGCTTTGGTACAATGGTTCTGGAGGTAACGGCTGCGTTGGGTGAAATGGTTCATGTTTAACTTGTTGCTGTCTTTGGTAGATGGGGTCTATTTTGGTAATCATATTAAAGCTGGATGTCTGTCCGTAGATGCCTCTCCTGTTGTACTCTATGAGAGAATTCTGTCTACGCAACAGCGGGGTAACTTTCGGTTCTGTTTCTATGTCACACATGGAATTCTGCCTTCGTAAGCTCTTCATGACTGGTTTAGCGTCATAGTCTCTGACGGTACAGATGGACCCGTTTCGTTCATCGCAAAATGAGCTTTGTCGTTTAAGTATCGGCTTTAGAACCGGTTTCTCGCAAGAGGATGAGTTGCTCCTTTGCAACATTTGGTTCCTGATTTGCGTGTTCCTCATGTGTATGCTCATGTCACCGAGGTCAGACTTCTCACGTCTCAACATCGGCATTTGGGGCGCGTTATGTCTCTGCTGCAAGTCACTTTCGCAGAGTGACTTCTGCCGAGACACTTTTTGTGAATTTTTCGTTTTCGAACGGAATAGATCAAGGACGGCGTTTTTAATGAACGATGGTTTTTTAgataatttctttttagtttttggtGAGAACGTCTCGTCGCGCTCCACACTTGAGTTCATGGCATCTGATGAACTGTGGACACCCACAACCAAACACCCACTTAGTTACTCAATGATAGATAGAATAGGACATTTCAGAACGTTCAACATATAACACTCAGGTGTACAGAGAAAATAAGTCAAATTGAACAATATTGAAATCTCTGATATGTCCCGATGGGCATGACAATTTTCAACAGATAAATTTTGTGATTCTAAAAAAGCATATTGAAATAATGGTCAAGAAATATCAATACGAGACTAATACAGACATACTTAATCATAGAATAAGATAACACATAAATAGATAAAGAGGAAAATGGAGAGAGAAcagattcaataaaaatacatattgaatTGTAAAGACAGAGAATAAAGAAACTTAATTCAATATGCTTTTATGACATAATCATCAAGTTGCACTAAAATGCAGACACGCACTGCCAATAGTTTGTTCCGAAACAAACAACTATATACTCTAAAGATTACAATGTTATTACAATTTACAGTCTAACGCCCCgatataaatatgttacaaaaatatatgtatactgtTTATATACCGCATACAAAACCATAACTAATACTGTGGCCCAACAAGACATTGTTAGTCGTTTGTGAAGCGATTGGTGTTTGCATGTTAGAGCAAATTGTACAGGGGCTTACAACTTTAAAGACGAGAGAAAATTTGAATGAGTCTCAGGAACATGCAAAAATATCTAGAGAACAATGATCAAAGAAGAGTTTATGACTATGAGGTTTTCTGATCAATTTTGACATGTTTTGTAGTTCTTTTTGTATAGGGATTCATGTAGTTGTCGCTGGTGGATTGTGCTGTATCTTACCTTAAGTTATGCATGTGTTGAGGTTTCCTGTAAAGCTCGAACGCAGAGCCGCGCTGTTCTCTACTACCTGCTAAAtctgtaatgaaatttgtttattgGTTACCATGGCAATCTGTCGTATTACAAACAATGAGATCGAGAGAATCGTAGTTCCAAAACAATTGACATCGCAAAATAGTGAGAAGCGATACAAAATGAACTATAAGACGTGTATACATAAGATTGAATTTGTACTGTTCTATCCATAGTGAGTATACTTCTGTTCAATTAATCATATCGatctaaaaagttaaaaatagtaaGTTACCTATGAGATGTGGATTGTGTGGAAGGTTGATGGCTCGGTGATGCGACGGTGGTCCGGAGTACGGCGGAGACTGCGGCGGCATCTGACCGCCGTACATGTTCTGCTGCTATTGAGAAAAAATGCGttacaaatgaaacaatatGTGGTTTTGTTTGTAACCCTTCGCGTTACGGTAAGTTGAATTAACGATGGTTTGTATTTCAGattaaagaaaactataaatgtgtgtataaaagtagcctatgtgttaatcccaGATGTCAACCTTCATATCCAATTgcattgaaatcggtccagccgtttgcGCATTGTGAGATAACAAACATACTCACATGCAAactcatttacatatttttgcacTGGGTTAATGGATTCAATTCCTTCATGCATCGCGGAGGTTTTATAACCATTCAAGTCGCACGCACATGGACACCCAGACTTATGACAAGCATTTCTAAATCACTCAAACGCTTATCTTATTGGGATGGAGACCGCGAATAGTTACTCAATTTAGTAatactgttattaatttttccttttttttttacctacttacttattttatgCCTATAATTATTAGTATGATGATAATGGTTACCTGTTGGTAGTTGTTGTGGTTGTGGGGGCGGTGTGCGGGCTGCGAGTGTGAGTGCTGGTGCGAGTAGTGCGGCGCCGGGGGGAagccgcgccccgcgcccggGGGCCCGGGGGGGCCGGGGGCGCCCGGGGCTGGCGGACCGGGGGGGTCCAGGCTCTACACGAGGGAGTATAGGCGTGAGTGGGGGTCGTCGTAATGTGGTATAAATGGTTAGGGGTATCAATTGTTAGGTGCTAAATCGTTCAATGAAGTGATAATCAGTaacttttttggatttttattttacctacgTGTGATACAGTATCTCTGATgcatttataacataattttattattttactttaataataagtattaaactTAAACTGTAGCGTTTTAATCGCTAGAGTTTAAGTGTAAGAGTTTAGACTACATTCAATCATGACacttttaattctttaaatttaattcttctACGAGATACTGGAGGGAACCAATGTCAAATGTTCTACTAATCGCAATATACCATACTAATATTAATCTTACCCCGTTTCTGGGATGATGGTTGTCGGGCGGGCGGTAGTGCTTGGGCTTGGGCGGCGGCACGGGCTTGTAGGGCGGGacggccgcgccgccgcgacCGGTGTAGTCCGCTTGAGACGCCGAGTTTGTACGCCCACTTATAACACAAACAAGAGGAGATAGAATCAGAGTTATGTTAAGAGAAACGCAAGGTATTAGCAACGAAATCAGATAAAGAAACTGTAGTCCttagtgatatttaaataactggtctttaaaaaaaatgtgagtacatttacgtattttttatcacaaCTATAATGTATGATTGTAGTCACAATAACTTAAAACAattgattatatttaaatgctatcaaaacaaattttccTTTCCGATTGGACAATAAGTTTACAaattaaatcgaaaaaaaaatctctgaaATACGTTATTAATGAAGAATGATTTTAAGTACGAACAAAATAAGATAATATAGCAATATACTTTTTTgttgcattaaataaaataaatcttgtaaGGAAGcaatacttatataatataatacagaaATATGTTTACGTACCTATATTTGGCATGGTCATTGGTAGGCACATTCGGCAGCGATGGTCCCCGGGCGTGCATCGGTGTGTGGGGGCTGTTGCCGTTCATGGGGGGCGGCCGGCTCGACTGGGGGCTACGGTACTCGGGGGGCctactaataaaaacaaaaatatattagaatggattacatgaaaataaataaatgcggacgacatcacatacattgttctgaacccaaagtaagttgctaaagcacttgtgttatggaattcagatacaacgaaggatccacaaacacccagacccgagacaatgtagaaatgtgaattattacattgacccgaccggggatcgaacccgggacctcagaactaacgacaccttgaaacctgtgcgtacgccactcgaccacagaggTCGACTAGAAACGCGGATCTTAGCACTGTAATGGTGCGTATATAGAAATAAAGAAGAAGGGTgagcgatacggggagctgtctatgttaaattttgactgcacggatagccgagtggttgaggtcaccacgccaaacccactgcgcatcgtgtcgcgggttcgatccacgaatgcttgttctgagtctgggtgtctttgtgcatgtaagttgtatgtttgtaaaccccccgcgacacaaggattgaactctttagtgcgggagtcgttaaaaaaaaattgatcttCAATAAATGATACTTTTAAGCCTAGTTAgttgaatggattttgatttggaAATGTTgatcacaaaattaaaacagaccAATAAACTGGTTTTGTAGGAAATTATTCTGCGAAATCTTCATCAACCGGTGAAATTTAAACTAggataagaatatatttttagtttaaacttTCCAATTAATCAGTAATaacgacaaaaaaatatgaaattggaCCCAAACTTGGATACatgtttaaattacttagtattgtatttattttataaggtaatataaaaaaaccctACTTGTACTTCCTCATGATAACACACTTTTTCAATCACTTATACACCAAAACATTTACTAATATCATTTCACACAATCTTCTTCAAATCCAAGAGCGACAGCAAACACGTCTTCACTATTCTGAAGCATTTATCACACTAAGAGAATACAAAAGACACCTTTTCTGAATCGTCTATTGTTTAGTTGTCCTTTGAATTTGGCAGAGGATCGAAACTTTTAGAGGTTTAGGGATTAGGTCACTGTCTCGTATAGAAGACGCGTGGTGTTTATCAAGTTATGGTATTTTTGTAAGTTGATGAGTTTTAAAGCAATTGttcttaatttaactttatctatactatctttttttaagactcccgcattaagaatTATAATCCTTATGtcacgggggtttcacaaacatttaagttacacacacaaagacacctagactctgAGCAGGCATGGATAACACCAACGCTTGTCCGGGGGACTGAACCCGCGACCCGTCGGGCATAAGGTGTGTAGTTTGACGTGATGAAATCGACTTCAGAACTTAATAACAGCTCGCTTAGCATGCCGTAAAAAAGTCTTTCACCACGAAATACTTCTTATTCTGGTGCCTTTGTGCCTTCTCCATATAACCTAAGACTTAAGTTCATTAATATATTACCTGTAGTTTTGATCTGGACTTCTGTAATCGAGTGAGTTGTGTTCGTGCGAGTTGGAGTTCCTCTGCGGGCTCTGCGTCATGTTGCTCTGGGACATGGCTGTCGGGTTTGGAGGCGGTGGAGGCTCCATTTTACTGCTAAAGAAGGAGCAATAATTATGGAGATGTAAATACAGTTCTACGATTATGAGGCACTTAAAATCCTTGTGGTCTGTAGGGTTTGccaatattcaatttataagcACAAAGATCATAGAGCATAAGCataatttgtaacaattaataatataatcgattAATCCACTCGATTATTCGTTTATCAATAATTACTGTTATTATTCGTGTAGTTAAATAATCGTTagattgattataatttataatacatcAAAAGAATAAGCTACCTTCGAGTCAGGTAAAGCAGGTCTTTAGTTAATTCTGACAAGAAAAGATAATGTAGATTACTTACATAGACGGTGGCGCCACTTTGAGGTCGTCGGGCGCGTTCGGCGGCAGTCGGCACGAACCCACCGCCGAGCCGTTGTTGGACGCGCCGCTGTAGTCATACGCTGTACCGTCGTATGAACCTTGCTGTTTTAGAAATAAGGATCAAATTAGATTAACCGGAACGATAAGGGTTTGTAAAAAATTCAACAGTCAGACATGTATTGGTAATTTTActggaataaataataatactagcaaatactgaatttgaataatatttgcgTTACTATAACTAAAAGGCGTGATTTGTCACTAATCACGAccgtaaatgtgtttttgttggaACAATAAGCCTTACAATCTGTACGAATAAACTTATTAAACCAAAGGAACTTGCACGTATTACTAGTCACAGAAAACTAGACCTTATTGAAACTACATAAGGTATATATTACCGGGTTGTTAGGGTGTCGATGCCTGTCCAGTGAGCCCTGTCCCTGCGCGGGCTGTATGATCATGCTGGTTGGGCGCGCAGTGTATGTCGCGGCCTCATCACTGCCGCTATCTTTAGGCGGCCCGAACAAGCGCTCTTGGGCACTTGGACGGTTTTGCTGCGAGAAAGCAATAAAGGggtaagaaaaaaaacgattttttcgCAGGATTCATGGaccatttgtggatcacacaattgcttgtcctacgcggggatcgaactcggggtacgtcgcgcacagtggattAGGCGtgctgacctcaaccactcggctatccgtgcagtcaacatttaattttgtcttttatccaaataatatattttgacctgaatgataaaaaaatgtcgttaaTTATTAACTCTGACCAGTTTGCGTGATGTGATTCAACCTATTTTACCTAGTCAATATAATACAGCATTGATAAAACAATGAACAATAGTCATTATCAGAGctaaaatgttttgaagttaAATGATGACGTTTTTacatcaaaagtaatttttgacTGGAGATTTCTATTTACATCAagattttttcatgttttatttgattttgtagatagcttttttttaagttcttttatctgttatttattttctagtaaaacaaaattaattaaaatcttgtttacaacttttaagtataatccatttttttctgatttatGGTCCTTTGGATCAAATCCCAAGGGACAGAATTTTTATACTCTTAAATTTCAGTCCAGTACCACTCAAGTTCCTGAAGTGCAagtcaaaatacaaaattgatttattttgtgaacCCTTTCTCCTATTGCGAGTTTGCTGATAGTTTCACACACAAGAAGCATAATTATTctatgatgattttttttctgaagtaaATCATCTTTAGGCGGATCTAGGAGGTAACTTAGGACGACAATGCAAAGGAAGCTAGTCACGacaatatggcgtcacgttttTATACTATtcggtttttaatatttatgttttttttttgtcaatagattaagtttattttctaataCTTACATTAGTATTATGCCTGAGGTTGTGCGGCGGGCggccgggcggcggcgcgggcagcAGCACGCCGCCCGCGGGCCGGCTCACGGTGCCGCGCGGGGGCAGCTCTGGTACTAGCAGTAAGGTTTTGTTCATTATACATGGGCAACTATATGTTAGTAGAATtatttaagttgtatttttgtttgttattatacaAAGAATCGTTTGGAAGGTTTTTAAGTGATTAGAAAAAAAGATTAGATTAAACGAATCTGGTAATGGttataaagaaatatcattGATCATATCGGTCTTTAGGGGTCTTTCCCTCCTCTTTCCGAAAACTTATCCGGAAGAAGAATTAACTGTTAAAGGAGATTCATCGTAGTTGTTCTACTATTTAGTATCGGTATTTTGTTCACTGATTGGACATGTCAAACTTAGCGTCAAGGGCATAACAAAAATCTCTTCGGTCTTTGACCACATTTGACCAGTTACAAGAAGGTTATCTCGTCACCAAAATACTTATCTGTGCTTAAGGTAACACCTAACAACATAGAATCCCGCTgtataaacacataaataaaaaccagtcaCTCACCGGTACCATACAACGGGGAGTGCGGAGGCGAGTGAGTCATGGGGTTACATTGGTACGGGGGCGCCTCGTTATTGCCCATGTTGTGGGATTGGTTGTGATTCACGCCGTTCGTCGGAGCGCCATTCGTAGTCGCTGAGAAGCCGTACTTGCTGTCTCCGTAGCCGCCTTGCTGTAGGCCGAAATgggacattaaaatatattcaagtatactaatattataaagtttgtgGGCTTATGAAGATGTAGGGGATAATCTCTTGATCTATTGAACtggtttcgtttttttttttttaaatagaaagcCTCaccatttttttgtgtttaatgttTGAGGCTATATTAAGCCGAAAAATACGGCCTAAAGATATGCGCAAAGGTCAGCTTGTAcagaaatatttcagttttatttcatgCTCATTTACCAGATTTTTCTCTTGCATATATAGCTGCAATTTTGGAAGAGGTCTAAAGTGAAGTCTGACTCACAGAACtaacacttttttgttttttttttaccaccACTTTGAGATtagaaataataagttaatGATGTAATTAGCTTGTAATTAGCTGAATTAGCTAAggcattatttaatattgttatgttacaAAGTTAGATGTATTTTACAAATTCTTTATGATTTCGTTAATAAAATTAGAGACAGGTTTAAAGTTAGTTATACAGTTGAAAGCGAAATTAGTTTAATacaagaacatatttttttttatgtcggATTAGATTATTCGAACAaggaattaatattaaaacattaacgtGTAGTTTAGCATATTATAAACTTGGAGGTCTACCACCATCTTTTAAATTAACCTTGTTGCGGTTGgaagagcgagacagcgcaatCCCcgtatagagcggcatctcgcttccacaaccgcGACAGTCTGACTTTTAAGAAGTGGTAGTAGACCTCCAGATATCAttacagtattattttttaacagtttcATACAAACCGTATAAGGCGGTGGCACAGCGTCGGCCATATGGTTGATATCGTCGTCTCGATCCATATTATCCTGAGTCGTCGCGATCGAAGGATCCGAAGACGACTTCACGAGTCTTGGCGCCGGCGGGGGACTCACTTCCAAGTCACTTTCAGGACTCGAAGCGTAAGACAGTCTGTTCTCAGTACTCGAAGACATTGAGAACAAAAAGTCGTCGGACAACGGCTCAGGCCTCTGTTTCCGCCATTTTCAATATCGGCCATTTTGTTTCGCAGCATCCGGTAAGGTGGGTTATGGAATGGGGTGACAAGACAAGACAAATGAATGATTGCATATAACACGGTACAGAAACTAAAGGGTTTAGCATCTGTATGATTAATGTTTTTGGATATTTACACACTTTAATATCGATATTCAAATGAGTATTTAATCAATGTCaattttaagctatatatattttttactattaaacattttggcactataaatattattttaatgaatgaataacaaaattatgtataattttttaaatcaaatatttgaatatcgaTAAGAAAACACAGGTGGTATTTAACACTGGTAAAATgtgacaatatttacaaaacaaaacacactggCAGTTCACTTCAGCTAAAACTaaacttgaaaacaaaataacataaaacagtGCAAGCAAATTAATAAGCGGAAAAGCAGccaatatacaaaaaaacattaatgataAATACTTGTGCTAAATCTAATGGTAACTTCAGTATTGTTAGACTATCTACGTTATACGTATCCTAAATGCTGTTCAGAGATCGGTTTGCTGATCACAGCGTGAACATCTCTCTCTGCCTCCGACTTACTCTCGTTCTCTATTTTCTCAATCTCCTCTAACTTGAGAGTCGGGAGAGACAAATTCCTATACTTGTTCAGAGTCCTTTCGGACGGCGTTGGTAACGTCCGGACCTCGCTGAACCTCCCAGGGTCGACGGGAGACTTCTCACTACATTTACAGTTAGGTATCCTACAAGTCTGTCTCAAAGGCTTTTCGAGAGTTCGAAAAATAGGTTTTGGATTCTCCTTCTGGAGTCGCGCCTTCCATTCCGGAACTTCATTTGTCTTTTTCAAATCGTTATCAGTTTGGAAGAAGGACGCTGGTCTGTATTGCTCTGACATAGGAACGACCGAGGATGGTCGTTGAAGATTTTGGACAGGTGACTTACTAGTAGTTTCTAGGACACTATAAGGTCTGAAAGACTGAGGTGGATAAGCGTTTCCTTTGGAGAATATCTGTGAGAGTTCAGGACTCGCATTCACAGGAGCCCTTAATTTAGGGTTCATTTTAGCTTGATAATAATTCTGCCGATCATCGTACGGGTAATTAGCTAGAGTATGTCTGTTTTTAGTATTGTGAGTATTGGGCACACTGTAGGCGTTGTTAGGCATGCATGGGGTTAGAGTTTCCGAGTAGTAGTAGGGCACTACATGATTCCTGTTAGCGTCATACAGATGGTCGTGATGTTTAGTGCTGGGGTTAGGGTTCAGTGAGAGGCGGAGGTTCTGCGGGGAGCTGACGGGGCGCTGGGGCGACTGGTACATGTTCAGAGGATAGGAGATCGGGTAGAAGGCGGGGTAAGGGGACGGCGGGATGGGGAAATATATGTCCGACACCATTTCAACGTGCTACACCGCCGCAAGACAGAACAGAAACGAAtaggttaataaataatgttttatggtCAAGTCAATATGAATACTACTAGAGTTAAGTAATTGAAAGATGTTTTTGTCTAATTAtaagatgttttaatttt from Trichoplusia ni isolate ovarian cell line Hi5 chromosome 12, tn1, whole genome shotgun sequence harbors:
- the LOC113499368 gene encoding tight junction protein ZO-1-like isoform X4, which encodes MAAAGDVCAGLLRHKHILLRELCDTNILDVLVKKGIFNLNEFELITGAADSDKCNYFIEIVSKQSGVKLNDLCVVLSKECPKLSKELMNDRHRFIVNGYGDNTKENMVMNHNLHRESPRSRRSVSQCSCNSISRRSSAAASPMPMPLPPLNNTVEMYVEPVVEDTAERSAGWETHRVRLNRVPGYGFGIAVSGGRDNPHFASGDPSIAVSDVLRGGPAEDKLQVNDRIVSVNGVPLENVEYARAVQVLRDSGATVSLVVRRRAPAPPPTAPTTIKLSLTRNGKKEDFGLVLGCKLYVKELTMRAREQLNQGGQGLCEGDMVTRINNTPVTDAMTLKEARKLIESCKDRLNLVVTRELIREETVTNGNYQNNYNSLEASPLNVYGAAEASPGYSSSGQNLYVAAPVRGGDARRGPMSHEQLDQPPRPPPPRNEDYYSSRRQLYEEEAMNNQRNKPSSEPRLISFQKEGSVGLRLCGGNRSGVFVSGVQPTSPAALQGLQPADKILKFCALEQVNDMEMKGVTREEAVLFLLSLQDRIDLIVQHAPDDYNAVASGQMPGDSFHIKTHFHYTEPTDGEMSFRCGDVFHVVDTLHNGTVGAWQVYRIGRNNQEVQKGTIPNKARAEELATAQFNATKKEMSGNDGKHNFFRRRRSTHRRSKSLGKEHWDEVVLSDSISKFPAYERVVLKQPGFVRPVIVLGAVADIARERLLTESPDKFSSPKMDSTLEDTKTKSTGIIRLSSIRTVMERGKHALLDITPNAVDRLNYAQFYPIVIFLKADNKHIIKQLRAGLPKSAHKSSKKLLEQCQHMERVWGHVFTHTITLSEANQNTWFSKLIDLIQRTQQQQLWVSETKRPEPLSDDFLFSMSSSTENRLSYASSPESDLEVSPPPAPRLVKSSSDPSIATTQDNMDRDDDINHMADAVPPPYTQGGYGDSKYGFSATTNGAPTNGVNHNQSHNMGNNEAPPYQCNPMTHSPPHSPLYGTELPPRGTVSRPAGGVLLPAPPPGRPPHNLRHNTNQNRPSAQERLFGPPKDSGSDEAATYTARPTSMIIQPAQGQGSLDRHRHPNNPQGSYDGTAYDYSGASNNGSAVGSCRLPPNAPDDLKVAPPSISKMEPPPPPNPTAMSQSNMTQSPQRNSNSHEHNSLDYRSPDQNYSRPPEYRSPQSSRPPPMNGNSPHTPMHARGPSLPNVPTNDHAKYSGRTNSASQADYTGRGGAAVPPYKPVPPPKPKHYRPPDNHHPRNGSLDPPGPPAPGAPGPPGPPGAGRGFPPAPHYSHQHSHSQPAHRPHNHNNYQQQQNMYGGQMPPQSPPYSGPPSHHRAINLPHNPHLIDLAGSREQRGSAFELYRKPQHMHNLSSSDAMNSSVERDETFSPKTKKKLSKKPSFIKNAVLDLFRSKTKNSQKVSRQKSLCESDLQQRHNAPQMPMLRREKSDLGDMSIHMRNTQIRNQMLQRSNSSSCEKPVLKPILKRQSSFCDERNGSICTVRDYDAKPVMKSLRRQNSMCDIETEPKVTPLLRRQNSLIEYNRRGIYGQTSSFNMITKIDPIYQRQQQVKHEPFHPTQPLPPEPLYQSKDHIVYDPIPKPRRTYTSIYDTSTENPYASRSEMSNQSFENPYGNRQTLEMPLMDPPYATRAECIRESPYATRNERIRESPYATREECIRESPYATREECLRENPYATRNECGYASRNECMRESPYATRSELIAESPYTNKQEMMAKQNDSLYSESPYSSKEQMLRTRLTPDTSYATKEEMLRQRFSESPYSTKEDMLKQRMDLSAKEPLYGKRTYDPPPGTSWNENNYGVRSDRRLQTPVNYPGRISPMSKCMSEPPYATRTEMMARLGQTESPYATRAEVKSSCSDTQSQYSTRHEMMDMRNDVRPASAECTYVSKQEILSQKAAMLAKKESTYGIRLEEKLEIIKQRNQAKKEMIYQTRKEANESDAAKIREPLYVSKRDLKESVIYESHQEAKEVVQPEEQESSGSSRSSPYELGDANHLSRREPVYQTKAEAENGKEIETFQEIDFSKLRLTESKTDAEKQKSKNLETSILKGEPMYAPRLHGKADHISNALKVTTAPVPYESTTSMETQYASECSMNFENKPQSTPYTSQDLLEKANKPSRSVTFCEQILEKSQENSEENSQNMSNQNETTVIQQNTTVIPSTSDGNETNGANKPDEVEPDGPHTTWGIFDSEGGVLEDRQWGVSLIIPPKAIAPGIKQKIYFTVSDPRLSQRVGGPPIDMDNGEAMLSPLVMCGPQGLVFLRPVTLRLPHCANAVPSLGLTIKATDTEAHLSTDWDQIHLPATTTLNTVAVKVDHF